One Candidatus Niyogibacteria bacterium genomic region harbors:
- the tuf gene encoding elongation factor Tu: MAEKFERTKPHVNVGTIGHVDHGKTTLTAAILHVLKLAGNKVKEEKVEDIDNAPEERQRGITIALHHSEYETPKRHYAHIDAPGHADYIKNMITGAAQMDGAVLVVSAVDGPMPQTREHILLARQVGVPAIIVFLNKVDAAEDKDLVDLVEAEVRELLNKYEYPGDKTPIIRGSALKALEAKSADDEWAKQVLELTKQLDEYIPEPVRDVEKPFLMPVEDIFSIEGRGTVVTGRIERGKVKTAEEIEVVGLKDTQKTVVTGIEMFNKSLDEGMAGDNAGILLRGLKKEDVERGQVLAKPGSITPHTEFEAEIYILTKEEGGRHTPFFAGYKPQFYMRTTDVTGEAVLPQGTEMVMPGDTVNLSIKLIAPVALEERQRFAIREGGKTVGAGVVTKIIK; the protein is encoded by the coding sequence ATGGCAGAGAAATTTGAACGGACCAAGCCGCATGTCAATGTCGGCACCATAGGGCACGTTGACCACGGCAAAACCACTTTGACCGCGGCCATTTTGCACGTGCTTAAATTGGCCGGCAACAAGGTCAAAGAGGAAAAAGTCGAGGATATTGATAACGCTCCCGAAGAACGCCAGCGCGGAATTACCATTGCTTTGCATCACTCGGAATACGAAACTCCGAAAAGGCATTACGCCCACATTGATGCTCCTGGACATGCCGATTACATCAAAAATATGATTACGGGCGCTGCACAAATGGACGGAGCGGTTTTGGTGGTTTCGGCCGTTGACGGTCCTATGCCGCAAACCCGTGAGCACATACTTCTTGCGCGCCAAGTCGGGGTTCCCGCGATTATTGTTTTTTTGAATAAAGTTGATGCCGCTGAAGATAAAGATTTGGTTGATTTGGTTGAGGCCGAAGTCAGGGAACTTCTGAATAAATACGAATATCCGGGCGATAAAACCCCGATTATTCGCGGGTCGGCTCTCAAGGCCCTTGAAGCCAAATCAGCCGATGATGAGTGGGCGAAACAAGTGCTTGAATTGACCAAACAGCTGGATGAATATATACCGGAGCCGGTGCGCGACGTAGAAAAACCGTTTTTGATGCCGGTTGAAGACATCTTTTCCATTGAAGGCCGAGGCACGGTTGTAACCGGACGAATTGAGCGCGGAAAAGTCAAAACTGCCGAAGAAATTGAGGTCGTGGGTTTGAAAGACACGCAAAAGACCGTCGTTACCGGAATTGAAATGTTTAATAAATCTTTAGACGAGGGCATGGCCGGAGATAACGCCGGAATACTTTTGCGCGGCCTTAAAAAAGAAGATGTTGAGCGCGGACAGGTTTTGGCTAAGCCCGGTTCAATTACGCCCCACACTGAATTTGAAGCCGAGATTTATATTCTGACCAAAGAAGAAGGAGGCAGACACACCCCGTTTTTTGCCGGATACAAACCGCAGTTTTATATGCGCACAACTGATGTGACGGGTGAAGCGGTTTTGCCCCAAGGAACGGAAATGGTTATGCCGGGAGATACGGTTAATTTGAGCATCAAGCTTATAGCTCCGGTGGCCCTTGAAGAGCGTCAGCGTTTTGCGATTCGCGAAGGCGGCAAAACAGTCGGCGCGGGAGTCGTGACTAAAATAATCAAATAA
- the trpS gene encoding tryptophan--tRNA ligase → MAKEIVLSGMRPTGELHLGNYFGALRQWVNAQNRGYKCFWMVADLHSLTTLEDTKSVRKNTYEMAATWIASGLDPKKSVIFLQSAVPEHGELASIFSTLLPVSMLELNPTYKEMTAEHPKSGSFGILNYPVLQAADILIYKATAVPIGKDQNAHIEIAREVARRFNHRFGKIFPEPQALFGALPKIFSLKFPDKKMSKSHGSDSYIALLDSPDKIREKIKSAVTDSGSDIKYDGAKKPAISNLLAIYELISGVSIKKLETKYKKSGYSEFKKDLAEAVIAHLSPIQKKYALLSKNPKAIDKILKDGSKAARIFAQKTMEEVKQKIGLLDFY, encoded by the coding sequence ATGGCAAAAGAAATTGTTTTGTCCGGAATGAGACCGACGGGAGAATTGCATCTCGGAAATTACTTCGGCGCGTTGCGTCAGTGGGTTAACGCGCAGAATCGGGGATATAAATGTTTTTGGATGGTGGCCGACTTGCACTCCCTGACAACGCTTGAAGACACCAAAAGCGTCCGCAAAAATACTTACGAAATGGCCGCGACATGGATCGCCTCCGGACTTGACCCGAAAAAATCAGTTATCTTTTTGCAATCAGCCGTTCCGGAACACGGCGAACTTGCGTCGATTTTTTCCACGCTCCTTCCGGTTTCGATGCTGGAACTAAACCCGACTTATAAAGAAATGACTGCCGAACATCCGAAATCGGGGTCGTTTGGCATACTTAATTATCCGGTTTTACAGGCCGCCGATATTTTAATTTACAAAGCGACGGCAGTGCCAATAGGCAAAGATCAAAACGCGCATATTGAAATCGCGCGCGAAGTCGCGCGTAGATTTAATCACCGCTTCGGAAAAATTTTTCCGGAGCCGCAAGCGCTTTTCGGGGCATTGCCTAAAATATTTTCGCTCAAATTTCCAGACAAAAAAATGTCCAAATCGCACGGTTCTGATTCATATATTGCCCTTTTGGATTCGCCCGACAAAATCCGAGAAAAAATAAAAAGCGCGGTCACGGACTCCGGCTCTGATATTAAGTATGACGGGGCAAAAAAACCGGCCATATCCAACCTGCTTGCGATTTATGAATTGATTTCGGGTGTATCAATAAAAAAGCTTGAAACAAAATACAAAAAATCAGGATACTCCGAATTTAAAAAAGACCTAGCCGAAGCCGTCATCGCCCATCTTTCGCCGATTCAAAAAAAATACGCTCTGCTTTCGAAAAATCCCAAGGCAATAGATAAAATTTTAAAAGACGGCTCAAAAGCGGCTCGCATTTTCGCCCAAAAAACAATGGAAGAGGTCAAACAAAAAATAGGGCTTCTTGATTTTTATTAG
- a CDS encoding phosphomannomutase/phosphoglucomutase, with protein sequence MRNIKSEIFKEYDIRGKYPDEIDESAAYKIGAAFSEYLGRKKIFGNIVVGRDARLSSPELFEAFSRGGLDRGRDVIDIGLVSTPLFYFAVNSSGAAGGAMVSASHNPKEYNGLKLVREGGWPVYKKDGLPEIEILAGSEMPRKIGAGKIAKKDFVRGYLDFLKKYTDVERPLKIVVDASNGSAGLVLEKFLDEIGVSAEKLFFEPDGNFPNHSPNPLLPEARKTIEEKVKNSGADLGFMVDADGDRVFFINEKGETVESNHVYAFLLDNFLQSGELCLGTASVSKIIEDVAKNKNARFERVPVGHANIKTAMRLKDARFGGELSGHFYFRDFYYSDSALLMAAHVLSLASKTDKPFSETLKPYMRYFHSGELNFETKNPAEAIERLKKEYSGGKQSFLDGLTVEYPKWWFNIRASKTEPLVRLVVEAESKELMEEKIRELIESIL encoded by the coding sequence ATGCGTAATATCAAGTCGGAAATTTTCAAAGAATACGATATCCGCGGGAAATACCCCGATGAAATTGATGAAAGCGCGGCTTATAAAATAGGCGCGGCGTTTTCGGAATATCTGGGGCGCAAAAAAATTTTCGGAAATATCGTAGTTGGCCGCGACGCGCGTCTTTCGTCGCCGGAATTATTTGAGGCCTTTAGCCGGGGGGGTTTGGACCGGGGCAGGGATGTTATTGATATTGGACTTGTTTCAACTCCTCTTTTTTATTTCGCCGTGAATTCATCGGGTGCTGCGGGCGGGGCAATGGTTAGCGCATCTCACAATCCCAAAGAATATAATGGCTTAAAACTTGTGCGCGAGGGCGGATGGCCGGTCTATAAAAAAGACGGCCTGCCCGAAATTGAAATACTGGCTGGCTCCGAAATGCCTCGGAAAATAGGCGCGGGAAAAATCGCGAAAAAAGATTTTGTCCGCGGTTATCTGGATTTCCTGAAAAAATATACGGACGTTGAACGTCCGTTAAAAATAGTTGTTGACGCGTCAAACGGCTCGGCCGGACTCGTTTTGGAAAAATTTTTGGATGAAATCGGAGTTTCAGCCGAAAAATTATTTTTTGAGCCCGACGGAAATTTTCCAAACCACTCGCCAAACCCGCTTTTACCCGAAGCAAGAAAAACGATTGAAGAAAAAGTTAAAAATTCCGGAGCGGATCTGGGATTTATGGTGGACGCCGACGGCGACAGGGTGTTTTTTATAAACGAAAAAGGAGAAACGGTTGAGTCAAACCATGTTTACGCTTTCTTACTTGATAATTTTTTGCAAAGCGGAGAATTGTGTTTAGGCACAGCCTCTGTTTCAAAAATTATTGAGGATGTCGCCAAAAATAAAAATGCTCGTTTTGAGCGTGTTCCCGTGGGCCATGCCAATATTAAGACGGCAATGCGTTTAAAAGACGCTCGTTTTGGAGGAGAACTCTCGGGACATTTTTATTTTCGTGATTTTTATTATTCCGATTCGGCTCTTTTGATGGCGGCGCATGTTTTGTCTCTGGCCTCCAAAACCGATAAGCCATTTTCTGAAACCCTTAAACCTTATATGCGGTATTTTCACTCCGGCGAATTAAACTTTGAAACCAAAAATCCGGCCGAGGCGATTGAAAGGTTAAAAAAAGAATATTCAGGCGGTAAGCAGTCATTTCTTGACGGTCTGACGGTTGAATATCCAAAATGGTGGTTCAACATCCGCGCCTCAAAAACCGAACCCCTCGTCCGTCTAGTTGTTGAAGCCGAAAGCAAAGAACTGATGGAGGAGAAAATAAGAGAATTGATAGAGTCAATCTTATAA
- a CDS encoding YchF family ATPase encodes MALTVGIIGLPNVGKSSLFNALLKREQALVANYPFATIEPNIGVVSVPDERLDKLARWFNQENPPPTIPTAITFVDIAGLVKGASAGEGLGNQFLNHIKNASIILEVVRDFDDPEISREHSKDPSEDAETIETELRLKDLETLDKKISSVKKDPAKKNESSFLAALKEKISSGEDLKIPEKDSQNEKISELLRELSLLSLKPKIYAFNSDSSKLAQKDERPKTHRGRLVVYFSAISGEGLEKIIKAGYETLDLISFLTVGEKEARAWTIKRGTKAREAAGVIHSDFEKNFIRARIIDWKKLVAVKSLADAASRGLIRSEGKDYIMQDGDVVEFLVGK; translated from the coding sequence ATGGCTTTAACTGTAGGTATCATTGGCCTGCCGAATGTGGGAAAATCGTCCCTTTTTAACGCGCTATTAAAACGCGAGCAAGCGCTCGTGGCCAATTACCCTTTCGCGACAATTGAGCCGAATATAGGCGTGGTCAGCGTCCCCGATGAACGCCTTGATAAACTCGCGCGCTGGTTTAATCAAGAAAACCCGCCGCCGACGATTCCGACCGCCATAACCTTTGTTGATATTGCGGGACTGGTCAAGGGCGCGTCCGCCGGAGAAGGCCTTGGGAATCAATTTTTAAACCACATTAAAAACGCTTCCATAATACTGGAGGTCGTGCGCGACTTTGACGATCCGGAAATTTCCAGAGAACATTCAAAGGACCCCAGCGAGGATGCCGAAACCATTGAGACCGAACTTAGACTAAAAGACCTTGAAACACTAGATAAAAAAATTAGCTCCGTGAAAAAAGACCCGGCCAAAAAAAACGAATCTTCTTTTCTGGCGGCGCTGAAAGAAAAAATTTCTTCCGGCGAGGATTTAAAAATCCCGGAAAAAGATTCCCAAAATGAAAAAATATCCGAACTACTTAGGGAGCTAAGCTTGCTTTCTTTGAAACCAAAAATTTACGCCTTCAACAGCGATTCGTCAAAACTCGCGCAAAAAGACGAACGCCCCAAGACCCATCGCGGAAGGCTAGTCGTATATTTTTCCGCGATTTCAGGCGAAGGGCTTGAAAAGATAATAAAGGCCGGCTATGAAACGCTGGACTTGATTTCTTTTTTAACTGTCGGCGAGAAAGAAGCGCGGGCATGGACAATAAAAAGGGGGACGAAAGCCAGAGAAGCCGCGGGCGTCATTCATTCCGATTTTGAGAAAAACTTCATAAGAGCGCGGATTATAGATTGGAAAAAACTGGTCGCGGTCAAATCTTTGGCCGATGCCGCAAGCCGCGGACTAATTCGCTCCGAAGGCAAAGATTATATAATGCAGGACGGCGACGTGGTTGAATTTCTGGTGGGCAAATAG
- a CDS encoding 30S ribosomal protein S6: MDTESDPKLYEISYLAKAADEQAALDGAASITGIIEKERGIIATQNRPTKKDLSYPIEGAREGWWGWIKFMSRPESIGAIREKANNDPKIERFAIFKINKAEIAEKSRTKRRIIRPPEEKTNIEEIDKKLEEILGN, translated from the coding sequence ATGGACACGGAAAGCGATCCGAAATTATACGAAATATCCTATCTGGCTAAAGCCGCCGACGAACAAGCGGCTTTAGATGGTGCGGCTTCAATTACCGGAATCATAGAAAAAGAACGCGGCATTATCGCGACACAAAACCGGCCGACAAAGAAAGATTTAAGCTACCCTATAGAAGGCGCGCGGGAAGGATGGTGGGGATGGATAAAATTCATGTCCAGGCCGGAAAGTATAGGAGCTATCAGAGAAAAAGCGAATAACGACCCGAAAATAGAGCGGTTTGCCATTTTTAAAATTAATAAAGCCGAGATAGCCGAAAAATCCAGGACTAAAAGAAGAATTATCCGCCCTCCCGAGGAAAAAACCAACATTGAAGAAATAGATAAAAAACTCGAGGAAATACTCGGAAATTAA
- a CDS encoding single-stranded DNA-binding protein — MNLNKIFIIGNLTRDPETRSLPSGQNVTSFGVATNRFFNKDGQKQQDTQFHNVVAFGRLADVAKQYLNKGSLIMVEGRIQNRSWQGQDGQKKYRTEIVTERMQLGPRNSGSSASRPEKAKEESQPEVDTIEYGEENINPDDIPF, encoded by the coding sequence ATGAACCTAAATAAAATTTTTATAATCGGCAATTTGACCCGCGACCCGGAAACAAGATCACTGCCGTCGGGCCAAAACGTAACTTCGTTCGGCGTGGCCACGAACAGATTCTTCAATAAAGACGGACAAAAACAACAGGATACCCAATTCCATAATGTCGTGGCTTTCGGTCGTCTGGCAGACGTCGCCAAACAATATCTGAACAAGGGATCCCTTATAATGGTTGAGGGCCGGATTCAAAATCGCTCATGGCAGGGGCAAGACGGACAGAAAAAATACCGCACCGAGATAGTGACTGAAAGAATGCAGCTCGGCCCAAGAAATTCCGGCTCTTCGGCAAGCCGCCCGGAAAAAGCGAAAGAAGAAAGCCAGCCGGAAGTGGACACGATTGAATACGGAGAAGAAAATATTAATCCGGACGATATCCCGTTTTAA
- a CDS encoding 30S ribosomal protein S18, giving the protein MEKKQQCYFCTSNMKSVDYKNTEVLKRFLTPQSKILARRKTFVCSAHQRKLARAIKRARQMALMPFVTH; this is encoded by the coding sequence ATGGAAAAAAAACAGCAGTGCTATTTTTGCACTTCAAATATGAAATCGGTGGATTATAAAAACACCGAGGTCTTAAAGCGTTTTTTGACTCCGCAGTCAAAAATTTTGGCTCGCCGCAAAACCTTTGTCTGCTCCGCCCACCAACGTAAGCTCGCCCGTGCCATCAAACGCGCGAGACAAATGGCCCTTATGCCGTTTGTTACGCATTAG
- the recA gene encoding recombinase RecA: MTKKPSEEKSNKAANIEAAIKGIQQKYGEGAIMKLGEARRVDVDVIPTGSLSLDMALGVGGVPRGRVIEIFGPESSGKTTLALNIVAQAQKKGGLCAFVDAEHALDPEYAKRIGVKINDLLISQPDTGEQALEIVESLVRSGSIDVVVIDSVAALTPQAEIEGEMGQAHIGLQARLMSQALRKLTALVAKTKTIVIFINQIRMQIGMMFGNPETTPGGKALKFYASVRIDVRRMAQIKKGEESIGNRVKAKVVKNKVAPPFRVAEFDIMFGEGISYEGDILNLGIKYELIKKSGNTFSYEADKLGVGYDNARIFLKENHKIVQELVKKIKEAAKA; this comes from the coding sequence ATGACAAAAAAACCAAGCGAAGAAAAAAGCAACAAAGCTGCCAATATAGAGGCCGCGATTAAAGGGATTCAGCAAAAATATGGCGAGGGCGCGATTATGAAATTGGGCGAGGCGCGAAGGGTTGACGTTGACGTCATTCCTACGGGTTCGCTGTCGCTTGATATGGCCTTGGGCGTTGGCGGAGTCCCGAGAGGCCGGGTGATTGAAATTTTCGGCCCGGAAAGTTCCGGCAAAACAACCTTGGCTTTAAATATCGTGGCTCAAGCCCAGAAAAAAGGAGGTCTTTGCGCTTTTGTGGATGCCGAGCACGCGCTTGATCCGGAGTATGCCAAGCGGATTGGTGTTAAAATAAATGATCTTTTAATATCTCAGCCCGATACCGGCGAGCAAGCTTTGGAAATAGTTGAATCCCTGGTTCGTTCCGGAAGCATTGATGTGGTAGTCATTGATTCGGTCGCGGCGCTCACTCCGCAGGCTGAAATTGAGGGAGAAATGGGCCAGGCCCATATCGGCCTGCAGGCAAGATTGATGTCTCAAGCGCTTCGCAAACTTACGGCGCTTGTGGCCAAAACTAAAACCATTGTTATTTTTATAAATCAAATCAGGATGCAAATCGGCATGATGTTCGGCAACCCGGAAACGACCCCGGGCGGCAAGGCGCTCAAATTTTACGCTTCGGTCCGAATTGACGTCAGGCGCATGGCCCAAATTAAAAAAGGCGAAGAATCAATCGGCAACAGAGTTAAGGCCAAAGTGGTAAAAAACAAAGTGGCGCCTCCGTTTAGGGTCGCCGAATTTGACATAATGTTCGGAGAAGGCATTTCTTATGAGGGCGATATTTTGAATTTAGGCATTAAATACGAGCTGATCAAAAAATCAGGCAACACTTTTTCTTATGAAGCCGATAAACTCGGCGTCGGATATGATAACGCCAGGATTTTTTTGAAAGAAAACCATAAAATCGTTCAGGAGTTGGTCAAAAAAATAAAAGAAGCGGCAAAGGCCTAA
- a CDS encoding DNA translocase FtsK, producing the protein MQMARKKLRRRAKKKEAEDEVKFERLNSETKHSIWAIFSFASSLLFVLAAYGQAGLVGERIYGFLELLFGRAFFLVPLVFFLAGLSFIFSLRAHLVATTVGGGVLMLFSALGIFDAVFGEKTAGFLGFAFSLPLLKLFDFWATLVILFALVGVSFLLMLNVSIKPRRWFAKKEETEPEEADSEVKESPSSAWSVAKEIPGTVIRQRFEDNAALEGLKTEEVPKEEPEAEPDEERMPLNFAQKNKNSAVFLAVGGEFKPPPLDLLENDKGKPSSGDIKANSNIIKRTLQNFGIVVEMGEINVGPSITQYTLRPAEGIKLSRITGLQNDLSLALAAHPIRIEAPIPGKSLVGVEIPNKSIALVGMGSILSQEEYAVSPTPLLLGLGRDVTGRAIFADLCKMPHLLVAGSTGSGKSVAIHAMMMSLLFRNPPERLRFLMIDPKRVELSVYSGIPHILTPVITDSKKAIMALRWAVKEMERRYELLAGAKVRDIKSYQPLKDAGENPMPYIIVVIDELADMMAAYPREMEASIVRLAQMSRAVGIHLVVSTQRPSVEVITGLIKANITSRIAFQVASQVDSRTILDMAGSEKLLGNGDMLYLSGDTSKPKRLQGAFVSESEVRRVTQHLEAQYAQAEFGGLNLEPESSTSSIFDSSEEEDVDDELYKQAEEVVMQAGKASASYLQRRLRVGYARAARLLDIMESRGIIGPADGAKPRDVLTKKGAKKEESSSEGENEEFSAGDKNFFDSF; encoded by the coding sequence ATGCAAATGGCCAGAAAAAAATTAAGGCGCAGAGCTAAAAAAAAAGAAGCTGAAGACGAGGTTAAATTTGAAAGATTAAACAGCGAAACCAAACACTCCATTTGGGCTATTTTTTCTTTTGCCTCCTCCCTTCTTTTTGTTCTTGCCGCCTACGGGCAAGCCGGCTTGGTCGGAGAACGCATTTACGGTTTTTTGGAGCTTCTTTTCGGCCGGGCTTTCTTTTTGGTCCCGCTGGTTTTTTTCCTGGCCGGTCTGTCTTTTATTTTTTCGCTTCGCGCTCATCTGGTGGCCACTACCGTTGGCGGAGGGGTTTTAATGCTTTTTTCGGCTCTAGGTATTTTTGACGCGGTTTTTGGCGAAAAAACCGCGGGTTTTCTGGGCTTCGCGTTTTCCCTGCCGCTTTTAAAACTTTTTGATTTTTGGGCTACTCTGGTAATATTGTTTGCTTTAGTGGGAGTATCGTTTCTTTTAATGCTTAATGTTTCTATAAAACCGCGGCGCTGGTTTGCTAAAAAAGAAGAAACAGAGCCGGAAGAAGCGGACTCGGAAGTCAAAGAATCTCCGTCTTCGGCCTGGTCCGTGGCAAAAGAAATTCCGGGCACTGTTATTCGTCAGCGGTTTGAAGATAATGCCGCGCTTGAAGGCCTAAAAACTGAAGAAGTTCCGAAAGAAGAGCCGGAAGCCGAACCGGATGAGGAACGGATGCCTCTAAATTTTGCCCAGAAAAACAAAAATAGCGCGGTCTTTTTAGCCGTAGGAGGAGAGTTTAAACCTCCGCCGCTGGATCTTTTGGAAAACGACAAAGGCAAGCCGTCATCGGGCGACATCAAAGCCAATTCCAACATAATAAAAAGAACTCTTCAGAATTTCGGCATCGTGGTTGAAATGGGTGAGATAAATGTCGGGCCGTCCATCACTCAATATACTTTAAGGCCGGCCGAAGGCATAAAACTTTCACGCATTACCGGTTTGCAAAATGATTTATCTTTGGCCCTGGCGGCTCATCCCATAAGGATTGAGGCTCCAATTCCCGGCAAGTCTTTGGTCGGCGTTGAGATACCGAATAAATCCATAGCTCTTGTGGGAATGGGCAGTATTTTGTCTCAAGAAGAATATGCTGTCTCTCCGACTCCGCTTCTTTTGGGCCTTGGGCGCGATGTTACGGGACGGGCAATTTTTGCCGATCTTTGTAAAATGCCGCATCTTTTGGTAGCCGGTTCGACCGGTTCCGGAAAATCAGTTGCGATTCACGCGATGATGATGTCGCTTTTATTCCGCAATCCTCCCGAAAGACTCAGGTTTTTAATGATAGACCCCAAAAGAGTTGAACTATCCGTTTACTCCGGAATTCCGCATATTTTGACGCCGGTTATTACGGATTCCAAAAAAGCGATTATGGCCCTGAGGTGGGCGGTGAAAGAAATGGAACGAAGATACGAGCTTTTGGCCGGAGCCAAAGTCCGCGACATAAAATCTTATCAACCCTTAAAAGACGCCGGAGAAAATCCAATGCCATATATTATTGTAGTTATAGATGAGTTGGCGGATATGATGGCGGCATATCCCAGAGAAATGGAAGCTTCAATAGTTCGTTTGGCTCAAATGTCCAGAGCCGTCGGAATACATCTGGTTGTTTCAACCCAAAGGCCGTCGGTGGAAGTGATAACCGGTTTGATTAAGGCAAATATAACCAGCCGCATTGCTTTTCAGGTGGCTTCGCAAGTTGATTCCAGAACAATTCTTGATATGGCCGGCTCTGAAAAACTTCTGGGAAACGGCGATATGCTGTATTTATCCGGTGACACTTCCAAGCCCAAGCGTTTGCAGGGCGCTTTTGTTTCAGAATCCGAAGTGCGCCGTGTTACCCAGCATCTTGAAGCTCAATACGCCCAAGCCGAATTCGGCGGGTTGAATCTTGAACCGGAAAGCAGCACTTCCTCAATTTTTGATTCATCCGAAGAAGAAGACGTTGATGATGAATTATATAAACAAGCCGAAGAGGTTGTGATGCAGGCCGGTAAGGCCTCGGCCTCTTATTTGCAGCGCCGGTTAAGAGTGGGCTATGCGCGGGCGGCGCGTCTTTTAGATATTATGGAATCGCGGGGAATTATCGGTCCGGCTGACGGCGCAAAGCCCCGAGATGTTTTGACTAAAAAGGGGGCAAAGAAGGAAGAATCATCTTCTGAAGGTGAAAATGAGGAGTTTAGTGCCGGGGATAAAAATTTTTTTGATTCGTTTTAA
- a CDS encoding trypsin-like peptidase domain-containing protein, protein MRKILLMAFILVFLGGFLARAEPYDNNNSLIPDLGSKLEKIIPALARIRTKTVFEQTEDVPPNVSKKIIRILDGRGLAINEGRLLLTLTHVVKHPPSLQVMTPFGPTIIPAKKISEETFIMVGGREYKLDPLYVSADGIVEVALFEIPPFLKVPFFPYSIGNSNKLSLGNFIYIVGDPASSGVNVREGIVSSLTASENQDTARISNGIYPGDSGGPVVAIKDGEFELVGLAQYVLMDPFGRYLSRIGGMLKINAIGREIMDKCAKCSDEIKRFFIPPK, encoded by the coding sequence ATGAGGAAGATTCTTTTAATGGCCTTTATTTTGGTGTTTTTGGGCGGTTTTCTGGCTCGAGCCGAGCCGTACGACAATAATAATTCTTTGATTCCTGATTTGGGAAGCAAGCTCGAAAAGATTATTCCGGCCCTTGCCAGAATAAGAACCAAAACTGTTTTTGAACAAACCGAAGATGTGCCTCCCAATGTTTCCAAAAAAATAATCCGCATCTTGGACGGACGGGGGTTGGCCATAAATGAGGGGCGGCTGTTGCTGACCCTGACTCACGTGGTGAAGCACCCGCCTTCTTTGCAGGTTATGACGCCGTTCGGCCCGACCATAATCCCCGCGAAAAAAATATCCGAAGAAACTTTTATTATGGTCGGTGGCCGAGAGTATAAATTAGACCCGCTTTACGTGAGCGCGGATGGGATTGTTGAAGTGGCTCTTTTTGAAATACCCCCGTTTTTAAAAGTCCCGTTTTTTCCTTATTCCATCGGAAATAGCAATAAACTGAGCCTGGGGAATTTTATTTATATCGTAGGCGATCCGGCTTCAAGCGGCGTTAACGTCCGCGAGGGCATTGTGTCATCTTTGACCGCATCTGAAAATCAAGATACCGCGCGTATCTCTAACGGCATATATCCGGGCGACAGCGGCGGGCCGGTTGTGGCTATAAAGGACGGAGAATTTGAGTTGGTTGGTCTGGCGCAGTATGTGCTTATGGACCCATTCGGCAGATACCTTAGCCGCATCGGCGGAATGCTGAAAATTAACGCGATTGGGCGCGAAATTATGGATAAATGCGCAAAGTGTTCGGATGAAATAAAAAGATTTTTTATTCCTCCAAAATAA